In Streptomyces sp. NBC_00878, a single window of DNA contains:
- a CDS encoding glycosyltransferase family 2 protein, whose amino-acid sequence MRTLDISVVVCVYTEDRWEDILAAVASVRAQSRPALETLLVVDHNQALLDRLSKEYKETEGVRVLANAGPRGLSAGRNTGIAASYGDVIAFLDDDAVAERDWLRHFAEGYEDPLVMAVGGRTMPIWASGRRPAWFPEEFDWVVGCTYKGLPPGRVQVRNVLGGNASFRRSAFDAAGGFATGIGRDGDKRPLGCEETELCIRLTHARPDAVLLIDDRAVIHHRVPEAREHFAYFRTRTYAEGLSKALVARSVGADKGLESERRYTTRVLPAGVARGLRDALLARPGGAGRAAAIVTGVVTAAGGYVLGSVRARRGGADFSVVSVAQIEGAKQ is encoded by the coding sequence TTGAGAACCCTGGACATCTCCGTGGTGGTCTGCGTCTACACCGAGGACCGCTGGGAGGACATCCTCGCGGCGGTCGCCTCGGTGCGGGCGCAGTCCCGGCCGGCCCTGGAGACGCTCCTGGTGGTGGACCACAACCAGGCGCTCCTGGACCGGCTTTCGAAGGAGTACAAGGAGACCGAAGGGGTGCGGGTGCTCGCCAACGCGGGCCCCCGCGGCCTCTCCGCGGGCCGCAACACCGGCATCGCCGCCTCGTACGGCGACGTCATCGCCTTCCTCGACGACGACGCGGTGGCCGAGCGCGACTGGCTGCGCCACTTCGCCGAGGGGTACGAGGATCCGCTGGTCATGGCCGTCGGCGGCCGTACGATGCCGATCTGGGCGTCGGGCCGTCGGCCGGCCTGGTTTCCCGAGGAGTTCGACTGGGTCGTGGGCTGCACGTACAAGGGGCTGCCGCCCGGCCGGGTCCAGGTGCGCAATGTGCTCGGCGGCAACGCGTCGTTCCGGCGCAGTGCCTTCGACGCGGCGGGCGGCTTCGCGACCGGTATCGGGCGCGACGGCGACAAGCGTCCGCTGGGCTGCGAGGAGACGGAGCTGTGCATCCGCCTCACCCACGCCCGGCCGGACGCGGTCCTGCTGATCGACGACCGCGCGGTGATCCACCACCGGGTGCCCGAGGCACGCGAGCACTTCGCGTACTTCCGTACGCGCACGTATGCCGAGGGTCTGTCGAAGGCGCTGGTCGCGCGGAGTGTGGGCGCCGACAAGGGGCTTGAGTCCGAGCGCCGCTACACCACGCGCGTGCTGCCCGCCGGGGTCGCGCGCGGGCTGCGTGACGCCCTGCTCGCCCGCCCCGGCGGCGCGGGCCGGGCGGCCGCCATCGTCACCGGAGTGGTGACGGCGGCGGGCGGGTACGTTCTCGGCAGCGTCCGGGCACGCAGGGGTGGGGCTGATTTCTCGGTGGTCTCGGTCGCCCAGATCGAGGGGGCGAAACAATGA
- a CDS encoding glycosyltransferase family 2 protein, producing MSSFLRPAVSDQDPLTAGKYRPISTHLAIAPPVSVVIPAMNEAENLPYVFKTLPDWIHEVVLVDGNSTDNTVEVARELWPDVKVVKQVGKGKGDALITGFAASTGDIIVMVDADGSADGEEIVSYVSALVSGADFAKGSRFANGGGTDDMTPIRKLGNWALCTAVNRKFGARYTDLCYGYNAFWRHCLDKIDLDCTGFEVETLMNIRVVKAGLKVQEIPSHEYLRIHGTSNLRAVRDGLRVLKVILKERSNRRSLRRRPHAAALNSRPGEVS from the coding sequence ATGAGTTCTTTTCTGCGCCCGGCGGTGTCGGACCAAGATCCGCTCACAGCCGGCAAGTACCGGCCCATATCGACTCACCTGGCCATAGCGCCTCCGGTGAGCGTCGTGATTCCCGCCATGAATGAGGCGGAGAATCTTCCGTACGTCTTCAAGACACTGCCGGACTGGATCCACGAAGTGGTTCTCGTCGACGGCAATTCCACCGACAACACCGTCGAGGTCGCCCGCGAACTGTGGCCCGACGTCAAGGTCGTCAAGCAGGTCGGCAAGGGCAAGGGAGACGCCCTGATCACCGGGTTCGCGGCCTCCACCGGCGACATCATCGTCATGGTCGACGCGGACGGCTCGGCCGACGGCGAGGAGATCGTCAGCTATGTCTCCGCGCTGGTCTCCGGGGCGGACTTCGCGAAGGGGTCGCGGTTCGCCAACGGCGGCGGCACGGACGACATGACGCCGATCCGCAAACTCGGCAACTGGGCGCTGTGCACCGCCGTCAACCGCAAGTTCGGCGCCCGCTACACCGACCTCTGCTACGGCTACAACGCCTTCTGGCGGCACTGCCTGGACAAGATCGACCTCGACTGCACCGGTTTCGAGGTGGAGACCCTGATGAACATCCGGGTGGTCAAGGCGGGGCTCAAGGTCCAGGAGATACCGAGCCACGAGTACCTCCGGATCCACGGCACGAGCAATCTGCGGGCCGTACGGGACGGGCTGCGGGTGCTCAAGGTGATCCTCAAGGAACGCTCCAACCGGCGCTCGCTGCGCCGCCGTCCGCACGCCGCGGCACTCAACTCCAGGCCGGGAGAGGTGTCTTGA
- a CDS encoding GNAT family N-acetyltransferase encodes MNISVYRPGELTAADRAAWSALQSKAHLHGSPELANPFLSPEFALAVGRCRRGVRIAVIREGGEPVAFFPFQRTTTGVGRAVGLGVSDCQGLVHGPGFTWDAQELLRACGLAVWEFDHLVEGQAPFEAEASGTFPSPVMDVDRGYETYLAQLRDRSPKFTRTTLAKDRKLGRDHGEVRYVHDERAPEALLTLMEWKSAQYRRTGRSDRFAQAWITRLTHQLFHTRAEPFAGILSVLYAGEKPIAAHFGLRSERVLACWFPAYDPAFSKYSPGLVLHLRMAEAAAADGIAYLDLGRGQKEYKDSLKTRELAVSEGLVTRRHPVALGHRARRAPVRALRNAVLARPELFEPADKALKRMGKIRSGR; translated from the coding sequence GTGAACATCAGCGTGTACCGACCGGGCGAACTGACCGCCGCCGACCGGGCGGCGTGGTCGGCTCTTCAGTCGAAGGCACATCTGCACGGCTCGCCGGAACTCGCCAACCCGTTCCTGTCACCGGAGTTCGCGCTCGCCGTCGGACGCTGCCGGCGCGGCGTACGGATAGCCGTCATCCGGGAGGGCGGCGAACCCGTGGCCTTCTTCCCGTTCCAGAGAACCACCACCGGCGTCGGCCGGGCCGTCGGCCTCGGCGTCTCCGACTGCCAGGGCCTCGTCCACGGGCCCGGCTTCACCTGGGACGCACAGGAATTACTGCGGGCCTGCGGGCTGGCGGTGTGGGAGTTCGACCACCTGGTGGAAGGCCAGGCGCCGTTCGAGGCCGAGGCCTCCGGCACCTTCCCCTCCCCGGTCATGGACGTCGACCGGGGGTACGAGACGTATCTGGCTCAACTGCGGGACCGGTCACCGAAGTTCACCCGGACCACACTGGCCAAGGACCGCAAGCTCGGCCGCGACCACGGCGAGGTGCGCTACGTGCACGACGAGCGCGCTCCCGAGGCGCTGCTCACGCTGATGGAGTGGAAGTCGGCGCAGTACCGCAGGACCGGGCGCAGCGACCGCTTCGCGCAGGCCTGGATCACCCGGCTGACCCACCAGCTCTTCCACACCCGTGCCGAGCCGTTCGCCGGAATCCTGTCGGTGCTCTATGCGGGCGAAAAACCGATCGCCGCGCACTTCGGGCTGCGCTCCGAGCGCGTTCTGGCGTGCTGGTTTCCCGCGTACGACCCGGCGTTCTCCAAGTACTCCCCGGGCCTTGTCCTGCATTTGCGGATGGCCGAGGCGGCAGCCGCCGACGGCATCGCCTATCTGGATCTCGGCCGGGGGCAGAAGGAATACAAGGACTCCCTGAAGACACGCGAACTCGCCGTGTCCGAGGGGTTGGTGACGCGCCGCCATCCCGTGGCGCTCGGGCACCGGGCGCGGCGCGCCCCGGTCCGGGCGCTGCGCAACGCGGTGCTGGCGCGGCCGGAGTTGTTCGAGCCGGCCGACAAAGCGCTCAAACGGATGGGAAAAATCCGCTCGGGCCGTTAG
- a CDS encoding SGNH/GDSL hydrolase family protein — MRRSRFTAYVTSLLLASAVALTGAITAEASEQAAATGYVALGDSYSSGVGAGSYIGSSGDCKRSTKAYPQLWAAANAPSSFSFTACSGARTGDVLANQLGPLGSGTGLVSITVGGNDAGFSDVMTTCVLQSDSACVARINTAKAYVDSTLPGKLDSVYSAISAKAPAAHVVVLGYPRFYKLSGSCLAGLSETERTAINSASDHLNNALAKRAADHGFTFGDVRPTFTGHEICSGSSWLHSVNWLNIGESYHPTAAGQSGGYLPVLNASD; from the coding sequence ATGAGACGTTCCCGATTTACGGCATACGTGACCTCGCTCCTCCTCGCTTCCGCCGTCGCCCTCACCGGGGCGATCACGGCCGAGGCGTCCGAACAAGCCGCCGCTACCGGCTATGTGGCGCTCGGCGACTCCTACTCCTCCGGTGTCGGCGCGGGCAGCTACATCGGCTCCAGCGGTGACTGCAAGCGCAGCACGAAGGCCTACCCGCAGCTCTGGGCAGCCGCCAACGCACCCTCGTCGTTCAGCTTCACGGCCTGCTCGGGCGCCCGTACGGGTGATGTTCTCGCCAACCAACTGGGCCCGCTCGGCTCCGGCACCGGGCTCGTCTCGATCACCGTCGGCGGCAACGACGCCGGCTTCTCCGACGTCATGACGACCTGTGTCCTGCAGTCCGACAGCGCCTGCGTCGCCCGCATCAACACGGCGAAGGCGTACGTCGACTCGACGCTGCCCGGCAAACTCGACTCGGTCTACTCGGCGATCAGCGCGAAGGCCCCGGCCGCCCATGTGGTCGTCCTGGGCTACCCCCGGTTCTACAAGCTGAGCGGCAGCTGCCTGGCGGGCCTCTCAGAGACGGAACGAACCGCCATCAACAGCGCCTCCGACCATCTGAACAACGCCCTCGCGAAGCGCGCCGCCGACCACGGCTTCACCTTCGGCGACGTACGGCCCACGTTCACCGGCCACGAGATCTGCTCCGGCAGCTCCTGGCTGCACAGCGTCAACTGGCTGAACATCGGCGAGTCGTACCACCCGACAGCCGCGGGCCAGTCGGGTGGCTATCTGCCCGTCCTCAACGCCTCGGACTGA